From Paraburkholderia fungorum, the proteins below share one genomic window:
- a CDS encoding cation diffusion facilitator family transporter, whose amino-acid sequence MKEESPKAIFYALAANLGIAICKFAAAAFTGSGSMFAEAIHSTADCGNQLLLLFGLREARKPASPLHPMGSGREINFYSLLVALLLFFVGGAFSVYEGVHRLFAREPLQYAYVALAVLGVSVVLEALSLWGAIKEIRKTHPDKSMWRWFRETRESELLVVAGEDIAALAGLAIAFVAVLLTMITGNSVYDALGSIGVGLLLMLIAWLVAREVKSMIVGESASPEVRSAIEAHLRARTEIRGIINMITLQWGRHVVVAVQAEMIDYASGRAMIDAINVIEADLQATFPQVRWVFFEPDVPRV is encoded by the coding sequence ATGAAAGAAGAATCGCCGAAAGCCATTTTCTATGCGCTCGCCGCCAACCTCGGTATCGCCATCTGCAAGTTCGCGGCGGCTGCATTCACCGGCTCCGGTTCGATGTTCGCCGAGGCGATCCACTCGACCGCCGATTGCGGTAATCAACTGCTCCTGCTGTTCGGTCTGCGTGAAGCGCGCAAGCCGGCGAGTCCGCTGCATCCGATGGGCAGCGGGCGCGAAATCAACTTCTATTCGCTGCTGGTTGCGTTGTTGCTGTTCTTTGTCGGCGGCGCGTTTTCAGTGTATGAGGGCGTGCATCGGCTATTCGCTCGCGAGCCGTTGCAGTATGCGTATGTGGCGTTAGCGGTGCTGGGCGTTTCGGTGGTGCTCGAGGCGTTGTCGCTGTGGGGCGCCATCAAGGAAATCCGCAAGACGCATCCGGATAAAAGCATGTGGCGCTGGTTTCGCGAAACGCGCGAGTCGGAACTGCTGGTCGTGGCGGGCGAAGATATCGCCGCACTGGCGGGCCTCGCGATTGCGTTCGTCGCGGTGCTGCTCACGATGATCACCGGCAATTCCGTGTATGACGCGCTGGGTTCGATCGGCGTCGGTCTTCTGCTGATGTTGATTGCGTGGCTGGTGGCGCGAGAAGTGAAGTCGATGATCGTCGGCGAATCGGCAAGCCCGGAAGTGCGCAGCGCGATTGAAGCGCATTTGCGCGCACGCACGGAGATTCGCGGCATCATCAATATGATTACGCTGCAGTGGGGGCGTCACGTGGTGGTGGCGGTTCAGGCGGAGATGATCGACTACGCGAGCGGCCGCGCGATGATTGATGCGATCAATGTGATCGAAGCGGATTTGCAGGCTACGTTTCCGCAGGTGCGGTGGGTGTTTTTCGAGCCCGATGTGCCGCGCGTTTGA
- a CDS encoding purine-nucleoside phosphorylase — protein MLTRSLGVFCATALAACAAFSSGPASADDNDGFSRGNGDSHGQPVKVMIISMFGPEGQVWLDRLGPWREITVDGLSPDYPTVHCNKQEVCVMTTGMGHTNAAASIMALTFSPVFDLRHTYFMVAGIAGIDPQQGTVGSAAWANYLVDFGIQWEIDGREIPSNWNTGYLGINTTSPTDKPPLDYRTEVFQLNTRLANTAFALSHSVTLSDDAQAQAARAKYSYAPANRPPTVIQCDTLAGDTWWSGTLLGQRARDWTKILTDGKGVYCTTQQEDNATYEALKRAASVHKVDLNRVAVLRAGSDFDRPYDGQTSSDNLLNYAAQGGFTIAIENLFRTGNPLVQDITTHWSDWREGVPKR, from the coding sequence ATGCTGACTCGCTCACTCGGTGTTTTCTGCGCCACAGCGCTCGCGGCTTGCGCGGCTTTTTCTTCAGGACCGGCCAGTGCCGACGACAACGACGGTTTCTCGCGCGGCAACGGCGATTCGCATGGGCAGCCCGTCAAGGTAATGATTATTTCGATGTTCGGCCCGGAAGGACAAGTGTGGCTCGACCGCCTCGGGCCATGGCGCGAAATCACCGTGGACGGACTGTCGCCGGATTATCCGACCGTCCACTGCAACAAGCAGGAAGTCTGCGTGATGACCACCGGCATGGGCCATACCAACGCCGCTGCCTCGATCATGGCGCTGACGTTTTCGCCGGTGTTCGATTTACGGCATACGTACTTCATGGTGGCGGGCATCGCTGGGATCGATCCGCAGCAGGGCACGGTGGGGTCAGCCGCGTGGGCGAACTATCTGGTCGACTTCGGGATTCAGTGGGAAATAGATGGACGCGAGATTCCGTCGAACTGGAATACAGGCTATCTGGGCATCAACACGACGAGCCCTACGGACAAGCCGCCACTCGACTATCGCACCGAAGTGTTCCAGTTGAATACGCGTCTGGCCAATACCGCATTTGCGTTGTCTCACAGCGTGACATTATCCGATGACGCGCAGGCGCAGGCCGCGCGGGCAAAATACTCTTATGCGCCGGCCAATCGTCCACCAACGGTGATTCAATGCGACACGCTGGCTGGCGATACGTGGTGGTCGGGCACCTTGCTGGGTCAGCGAGCACGCGACTGGACAAAAATTCTGACCGACGGAAAAGGCGTTTATTGCACGACGCAGCAGGAAGATAACGCAACCTACGAGGCGCTAAAACGCGCGGCGTCGGTGCATAAGGTCGATTTGAATCGCGTTGCGGTGCTGCGGGCCGGTTCCGATTTCGACCGCCCCTACGATGGACAGACCAGCTCGGACAATCTGCTCAACTATGCCGCGCAAGGCGGCTTCACGATCGCGATCGAAAACCTGTTCCGCACCGGCAATCCGCTGGTGCAGGACATTACAACTCATTGGAGCGATTGGCGCGAAGGCGTGCCGAAACGTTGA
- a CDS encoding DUF4148 domain-containing protein, producing MKRNLLAGLALSLIISAPAFAQGGGGIGRAGTYETAPTPSTTVKTRAEVKAEIVEAYRDGSLPSLNRTSYPNKGLIGQTQAARIALQEGNSGDVTRVANGQ from the coding sequence ATGAAACGCAATCTCTTAGCTGGCCTGGCTCTTTCGCTGATCATCAGCGCACCGGCATTTGCACAAGGTGGCGGCGGAATTGGCCGTGCAGGTACTTACGAAACGGCGCCTACGCCGAGCACGACCGTGAAGACTCGCGCTGAAGTCAAAGCCGAAATCGTCGAAGCGTATCGCGACGGCTCGCTGCCTTCGCTGAATCGCACGTCGTACCCGAACAAAGGCCTGATCGGTCAAACGCAGGCTGCACGAATTGCTTTGCAGGAAGGCAATAGCGGCGACGTCACGCGCGTCGCCAACGGTCAATAA
- a CDS encoding efflux RND transporter periplasmic adaptor subunit produces the protein MTILPLSRRRVAIAALAVVVVAGLGTFGAIRVDASSPAAPTIVPEVDVATVVQKTITDWQSYSGRLEAVEKVDVRSQVPGTIVSVNFKDGALVKKGDTLFVIDPRPYAAEVDRAEAQLAAAQARTGYTQSDWERAQRLIADNAIAKRDYDEKQNAAREASANLKAAQAAVETARINLGYTKIVAPVAGRVSRAEITVGNVVSAGANSTPLTTLVSVSPIYASFDADEQTYLQYLSRAKDGSKVPVELGLADESGYSRSGTIESVDNRLDTSSGTIRVRARFDNEDGALIPGLYARVKVGGSAPHAALLIDDAAVGTDQDKKFVLVVDQNNHVVYREVAVGDMQGNLRVVKGGLKASDRIVVNGIQRVRPGDAVRAHMVPMTADQDPDSAPLAQTQTPAPASKTTQPQTDAQTQSRTKAAGKNS, from the coding sequence ATGACTATCCTTCCTCTTTCCCGTCGCCGTGTGGCGATTGCCGCGCTAGCCGTGGTCGTCGTGGCCGGGCTGGGCACCTTTGGCGCGATTCGCGTCGATGCAAGCTCGCCTGCCGCACCGACCATCGTGCCCGAAGTCGATGTGGCCACCGTGGTGCAGAAAACCATCACCGACTGGCAGAGCTATTCGGGCCGTCTCGAAGCGGTCGAAAAAGTGGACGTTCGTTCGCAGGTGCCGGGCACGATCGTCTCGGTCAACTTCAAGGACGGCGCGCTGGTGAAGAAGGGCGACACGCTGTTCGTGATCGACCCGCGTCCGTATGCCGCCGAAGTGGATCGCGCCGAAGCGCAACTCGCTGCCGCACAAGCGCGCACCGGTTATACGCAGAGCGACTGGGAGCGCGCGCAACGATTGATCGCCGATAACGCCATCGCCAAACGGGATTACGACGAGAAGCAGAACGCCGCCCGCGAGGCGAGCGCGAACCTGAAGGCCGCACAGGCCGCGGTCGAAACCGCGCGCATCAATCTTGGCTACACGAAGATTGTCGCGCCGGTTGCGGGCCGCGTGTCGCGCGCGGAAATCACGGTGGGCAACGTGGTCTCGGCAGGGGCGAACTCGACGCCGTTGACCACGCTCGTGTCGGTATCGCCGATCTACGCATCGTTCGACGCGGACGAACAAACGTATCTGCAATACCTGAGCCGCGCGAAAGACGGCAGCAAGGTGCCGGTCGAACTCGGTCTCGCGGACGAAAGCGGTTACTCGCGCAGCGGCACGATCGAGTCGGTGGATAACCGTCTCGATACGTCGTCGGGCACGATCCGCGTGCGCGCGCGTTTCGACAACGAAGACGGAGCGTTGATTCCCGGCCTCTATGCACGGGTGAAAGTGGGCGGCAGCGCGCCGCATGCTGCACTGTTGATCGACGACGCAGCGGTCGGCACCGATCAGGACAAGAAGTTCGTGCTGGTGGTCGATCAGAACAATCACGTCGTGTATCGCGAAGTGGCCGTGGGCGACATGCAGGGCAATCTTCGCGTCGTGAAGGGCGGGCTGAAGGCCTCCGACCGGATCGTCGTCAACGGTATTCAGCGCGTGCGTCCGGGCGATGCGGTGCGCGCCCATATGGTGCCGATGACAGCCGATCAGGACCCCGACAGCGCGCCGCTCGCGCAAACGCAAACGCCAGCGCCAGCGTCGAAAACAACGCAGCCACAGACTGACGCGCAAACGCAGTCGCGCACCAAAGCAGCGGGCAAGAACTCGTGA
- a CDS encoding aldo/keto reductase, translating into MDYVKLGRTGLDVSRLCLGCMSYGVPARGTHPWSLDDEASRPFIKQALDHGINFFDTANVYSDGTSEEIVGRALKDFAKRDEIVLATKVHGRMHAGPNGAGLSRKAILSEIDQSLKRLGTDYVDLYQIHRWDYTTPIEETMEALHDVVRAGKARYIGASSMYAWQFSKALHVAERNGWTRFVTMQNYVNLLYREEEREMLPLCESEGIGVIPWSPLARGRLTRDWNTESARSETDEFGRTLYAHTEDADRQIVERVSEIAKERSVPRAQVALAWVLQKKPITSPIVGATKLHHLDDAVAALSLKLSDEEIRKLEELYVPHAVTGFK; encoded by the coding sequence ATGGACTATGTGAAACTCGGCCGCACTGGCCTCGACGTATCGCGTCTTTGTCTCGGTTGCATGAGCTACGGCGTGCCCGCGCGCGGCACGCATCCCTGGTCGCTCGACGACGAAGCCTCGCGTCCCTTCATCAAGCAGGCGCTCGATCATGGCATCAATTTTTTCGACACTGCCAATGTCTATTCGGACGGCACCAGTGAAGAGATTGTCGGCCGCGCGTTGAAGGACTTTGCGAAGCGCGATGAGATCGTGCTGGCCACCAAAGTGCATGGCCGCATGCATGCTGGACCGAACGGCGCGGGGCTGTCGCGCAAGGCGATCCTGTCGGAAATCGATCAGAGCCTGAAGCGTCTCGGTACGGATTATGTCGACCTGTACCAGATCCATCGCTGGGATTACACCACGCCGATCGAAGAGACCATGGAGGCGCTGCACGATGTCGTGCGGGCCGGCAAGGCCCGTTATATCGGTGCGTCGTCGATGTATGCATGGCAGTTCTCCAAAGCGCTGCACGTCGCCGAGCGCAACGGCTGGACGCGCTTCGTGACGATGCAGAACTATGTGAACCTGCTATATCGCGAGGAAGAGCGTGAGATGCTGCCGCTGTGCGAAAGCGAAGGTATCGGCGTGATTCCGTGGAGTCCGCTTGCTCGCGGACGTTTGACGCGCGACTGGAACACCGAAAGCGCGCGTTCCGAAACCGACGAATTCGGCCGCACGCTTTACGCCCATACCGAGGACGCGGATCGTCAGATTGTTGAACGGGTCAGCGAGATCGCGAAGGAGCGTAGCGTGCCGCGTGCGCAGGTCGCACTAGCGTGGGTATTGCAAAAGAAGCCGATTACGTCGCCCATTGTCGGCGCGACCAAATTGCATCATCTGGACGATGCAGTGGCCGCGCTTTCGTTGAAGCTGAGCGATGAAGAAATCCGCAAGCTGGAAGAACTCTACGTGCCGCATGCGGTGACCGGCTTTAAATAA
- a CDS encoding alpha/beta hydrolase: MDAFKPPYSFVPADGGLSEADDTALDVTDVQIEGHAQDITLRLYRQAKKTALPVLLYFHGGGFTKGSIDQADYAARYFAEHLPALVVSVGYSLAPQFPFPAAPEDAHRAALWVQTRARAFGGNSRKVGVAGHDAGGQLANCLAFIARDRGDVQISAQALFGPMLDPSLTRLGDEKRLGSDITAKECAACYRAYLPQASQRMHPYAAPLESARLAGLPATLIATAQNDVLHVEAEKYASSLIDAGVLTQVVRYPSVSHAALADHPPALQEAVRFFQWRFDARAHR; encoded by the coding sequence ATGGATGCATTTAAACCGCCGTACTCCTTTGTGCCCGCCGACGGCGGGTTGTCAGAGGCTGATGACACGGCTCTCGACGTCACTGACGTGCAGATTGAAGGGCACGCGCAGGACATTACGTTGCGTTTGTACCGGCAGGCAAAGAAAACCGCACTGCCTGTACTGCTTTATTTCCACGGCGGCGGCTTCACCAAGGGCTCGATCGATCAGGCCGACTATGCCGCGCGCTATTTCGCAGAACACTTACCGGCATTAGTCGTGTCGGTGGGTTATTCGCTTGCGCCGCAGTTTCCGTTTCCGGCCGCGCCGGAGGACGCACATCGCGCTGCATTGTGGGTGCAGACGCGCGCCCGTGCCTTTGGCGGCAATAGCCGGAAGGTTGGCGTAGCGGGCCACGACGCGGGCGGGCAACTGGCTAACTGCCTCGCTTTTATCGCGCGAGATCGCGGCGATGTGCAGATTTCTGCGCAAGCGTTATTCGGCCCAATGCTCGATCCGAGCCTCACACGTCTCGGCGACGAAAAGCGTTTGGGCTCGGATATCACCGCAAAAGAGTGCGCGGCGTGTTATCGCGCGTATCTGCCGCAAGCGTCGCAACGCATGCATCCGTATGCCGCTCCGCTCGAGTCGGCGCGGCTTGCGGGCTTGCCCGCCACGCTGATCGCGACGGCGCAAAACGACGTGCTGCATGTGGAAGCGGAGAAATACGCGAGCAGTCTGATCGACGCGGGTGTGCTGACCCAGGTGGTCCGCTATCCGAGCGTTTCGCACGCTGCGCTCGCCGATCATCCGCCCGCTTTGCAGGAAGCGGTGCGCTTTTTTCAGTGGCGATTCGACGCGCGCGCCCATCGCTGA
- a CDS encoding LysR family transcriptional regulator: MDRLQAMQVFTRVVDTNSFTRAAETLDLPRASVTTIIQNLEAFLGTRLMHRTTRRLSLTPDGAAYYERCVRILADVEETEASFQSGNKKPHGKLRIDMPGSIGRLLVIPSLCEFHTRYPDIDLQLGLSDRPVDLLQEGVDCVVRVGALQDSSLVARRIGLFEGVTCAAPDYIERAGIPTSLEDLENHKAVNYFSSRTGRTIDWAFMVEGKEVEVKMKSIVSVNDADAYVTCGVEGFGLIQPALFMVLPHLRSGQLVEVLPELKPLPMPISAVYPHSRHLSPKVRVFVDWIAELFDRCPLLSGRGSLDATCTKRTFEERESAPMLDTPVITEWVA, encoded by the coding sequence ATGGACCGGCTTCAGGCCATGCAAGTGTTCACGCGCGTCGTCGACACCAATAGCTTTACCCGTGCAGCAGAAACGCTCGACCTGCCGCGCGCATCCGTCACCACGATCATTCAGAATCTCGAAGCGTTCCTTGGCACGCGTCTGATGCACCGGACCACGCGGCGTTTGTCGCTGACACCGGACGGCGCCGCTTATTACGAACGCTGCGTGCGCATCCTCGCGGACGTCGAAGAGACCGAAGCCAGTTTTCAGAGCGGCAATAAGAAGCCGCACGGCAAGCTGCGCATCGATATGCCGGGGTCGATTGGCCGCCTGCTGGTGATTCCTTCGCTGTGTGAATTCCACACGCGCTACCCGGATATCGATCTGCAACTCGGCTTGTCGGACCGGCCGGTGGATCTGTTGCAGGAAGGCGTGGACTGCGTGGTGCGCGTCGGCGCGCTACAGGATTCGTCGCTGGTGGCGCGGCGTATCGGCCTGTTCGAAGGCGTGACCTGCGCGGCGCCGGACTACATCGAACGCGCCGGCATACCGACCTCACTCGAAGACCTGGAGAATCACAAAGCGGTCAATTACTTCTCGAGCCGCACAGGCCGGACGATCGACTGGGCCTTTATGGTGGAAGGCAAAGAGGTTGAAGTGAAGATGAAGAGCATCGTGTCGGTGAACGATGCAGACGCCTATGTGACTTGCGGCGTGGAGGGCTTCGGCCTGATTCAGCCGGCGCTCTTCATGGTGCTGCCGCATTTGCGTTCGGGTCAGCTGGTCGAAGTGTTGCCGGAACTGAAACCGCTGCCGATGCCCATTTCTGCGGTCTATCCACACAGTCGCCATCTGTCGCCGAAAGTCCGTGTTTTCGTAGACTGGATCGCGGAGTTGTTCGACCGCTGCCCATTGCTCAGCGGACGCGGCAGCCTCGACGCAACCTGCACGAAACGTACTTTCGAAGAACGCGAGTCCGCGCCGATGCTCGATACGCCGGTGATTACCGAATGGGTTGCATAA